The region AAAGAACGGCTTCGGCGTGCTCGTCAAGGTCGAGCGGGCCGAGGATCTGGGTGGGGTCCTCCTGGATTTGAAATCAAACTGATCATCCGAAAGATGTCAGACGTCGAATGCACATGTCGAATGTCCAAGGGACGTTAGACATCTGACAATTAGACACTCATTGTCTTCGAAATGTTCCCTGCATTAAGATACCCCTACCGCATCACGACCAAACTCATCGCCATACTAATGCTTTGCGCTGCGACGATTCCGGTGTTTGCTTCCGGACGCGCCGGCATCGCGGACGCCGTGATGAACGGCGACCAGGCTCTTATGCGAAAACTTCTGCAGCAGAAAGCCGACGTCAATGCCGCGCAGATCGACGGTGCGACCGCGCTTCATTGGGCTGTCTACCGCGACGATCTCGAAGCCGCCCGGCTTCTGCTGAACGCCGGGGCAACAGCCGACGCCGGGAACCGCGAAGGCATCACACCTTTATATATGGCTTCGGTTTACGGCAAGCCGGTAATGATCGGCACACTCCTGAAAGCCGGAGCGAACGCGAAACAAAAGGGACCTTACGGCGAAACGCTGGTCATGCTCGCCGCGCGCAGCGGTAACCCGGACGCCATCCGGCGTCTGCTCCAGGCAGGCGTGGACGCGAATTCCGATTCGAGGCACGACGGCGCTGATGTGGGCGGCCGAGCAGAAACATCCGGCGGCCGTGAAAGCGCTACTCGACGGGGGCGCCGATTTCGCCGCGAAGTCCGGTCCGGCCGGGCTGCCGCGGAACTACATGTCGCAGAAGGTGAATGTCGCCAATGTCGAAACGGCGATGAAGCGCTG is a window of Terriglobia bacterium DNA encoding:
- a CDS encoding ankyrin repeat domain-containing protein — translated: MFPALRYPYRITTKLIAILMLCAATIPVFASGRAGIADAVMNGDQALMRKLLQQKADVNAAQIDGATALHWAVYRDDLEAARLLLNAGATADAGNREGITPLYMASVYGKPVMIGTLLKAGANAKQKGPYGETLVMLAARSGNPDAIRRLLQAGVDANSDSRHDGADVGGRAETSGGRESATRRGRRFRREVRSGRAAAELHVAEGECRQCRNGDEALGGGVKNNRTYEQQLAFEEANGKKVQRLLPDFAKDDLATIAKFVAQAASSFGAGVDQILEFITPQLEANGRNVEEFNKLVREQLAEAQAAAGDTDTVVAGLVGRGGGGLTALTFAAREGDLESQKPSPQRAPTSTRPRNMAGRRS